TTGCATCCTCAGGCCATGTCATGTAGATGTATCCATCTCAGGGACCTCAGTGGATACTTCTGTGGGCACTGCCAGCCGCTGGGGAGGAATATAGGAACCCATGCCCGCTGCCCTCTCCGCTTCTTCCTGACTGTAGGGCTCCACACTCAGCTGCTTCAGCCTGGGAAAAAAGAATAGGAATTGAAAGCTGACCAGACGCAAGCTCTGTCTGCCCGGCAACCCATCCAGCAATCCTCTCCTTGCTCCTTCATACCTCTTCTTGTGATCTTTGGATCGGAAGTGGGTCTTCAGGTTGGCAGAATCGATGAAGTACCTCCTGTAGGGATGGGGTGGGTAGGGAGGAGAGTTAGAAGGTGATGCCTCTCAGGTAGGCCTATTTCCCTGACCCTGGCGCATTCGCTGACGCTAGGCTCCGGGCTTGAAGGCATGGGTGGCCGGCAGACCCACACGGGTCCCAAGAGAGGGAAACCCTGCACACCCTGGGCCCGGACCTCACACCTCCGGCCCGTACCGCGGACCCTTTTCCTCCTCAGGCCTGGGCCTGGCCGGAACTCACGCGCAGGCCAGACAGCGATGCAGGCCGCCCCCTGGCAGGTCGGGATCGGGTTCAGCTCCTGGGTCTGGCCTGGGCCGTGCGGCGACCTGGGGCCGCAACTCGCGGTGAATCTCATCCAGGTCCGGCCGCCGCCGCTTCGCCTTCATCTGACGGGCCAAAGAGTGCGCTCGGTGCACACCCGTCCGGCGGGAGCGACCCATGGTGGGTGACAGCAAGATCAGAGGTCCCAGAACCGAGGTGGGAGGACACGTGGGGGCGCTTCCGGACGGCTCGATGACGTCATATGACGCTCCGGGACGGGTCGGGCTCCACCGGACCGCCTCTGATGACGTCACTCGCGCGGCTCGCGCTTCGAGCGCCCCCAGGCGGTCGTCGACGTCAGTGACTGAGCTCGGGAGCCGGCCTCACCAAGCGTCTTCTTCGGTCACTGGAGGGGGCTCGGTGGTGTGAGCCCTGAGGGCATTTCGGCCGGTCCCCTGG
This window of the Capricornis sumatraensis isolate serow.1 chromosome 3, serow.2, whole genome shotgun sequence genome carries:
- the ZNF593 gene encoding zinc finger protein 593; its protein translation is MGRSRRTGVHRAHSLARQMKAKRRRPDLDEIHRELRPQVAARPRPDPGAEPDPDLPGGGLHRCLACARYFIDSANLKTHFRSKDHKKRLKQLSVEPYSQEEAERAAGMGSYIPPQRLAVPTEVSTEVPEMDTST